One genomic segment of Paenibacillus xylanexedens includes these proteins:
- a CDS encoding energy-coupling factor transporter transmembrane component T family protein — MQLSFPHRETWLHNVNPGLKMIILSMMFVIVILIHNLNVMTNVALAMMLLLCWTGHPWYRLMLYASPFILVFISTSTGMMMFGKGETTWYKWGLIHITEESFYRGLHLGFRSLSMAAAGLLFGLTTKPVRLFYSLMQQWRLPAKYAYSFLAAMRMIPILLDEFQTLRYAIRIRGTQQRGSRWNVYRTLKRYAIPLLAQSIRRAQRMAVAMEAKGFTDGASRTYYTQIGYSRADLWFVFYYMLTLTAAYYIGVTFPYHATMVDVR, encoded by the coding sequence ATGCAACTGTCGTTTCCTCACCGTGAAACCTGGCTTCATAACGTCAATCCGGGATTAAAGATGATCATTCTGTCGATGATGTTTGTCATCGTTATCCTCATTCACAATCTGAATGTAATGACCAACGTTGCGTTGGCGATGATGCTGTTACTGTGCTGGACAGGTCATCCATGGTATAGATTGATGCTGTACGCATCACCATTCATTCTGGTGTTTATCTCGACGTCTACAGGTATGATGATGTTTGGTAAGGGCGAGACCACATGGTATAAGTGGGGACTGATCCACATAACCGAAGAGAGTTTCTATCGCGGTCTACACTTGGGTTTTCGCTCGTTGAGCATGGCAGCGGCTGGCCTGCTGTTCGGACTGACAACGAAGCCGGTAAGGCTGTTTTATTCACTGATGCAGCAATGGCGGCTTCCTGCAAAATATGCCTATAGCTTTTTGGCCGCGATGCGCATGATCCCCATTTTGCTGGATGAATTCCAGACGCTCCGTTATGCGATTCGTATTCGTGGAACACAGCAACGCGGCTCTCGCTGGAATGTGTATCGTACACTCAAGCGTTACGCTATTCCGCTGCTGGCACAGAGCATTCGCCGTGCACAGCGAATGGCGGTAGCGATGGAAGCGAAAGGGTTTACGGATGGCGCGAGCCGAACGTATTACACTCAGATTGGCTATTCCCGAGCTGATCTGTGGTTTGTATTTTATTATATGCTCACCTTAACCGCTGCTTATTACATTGGGGTCACCTTTCCTTATCATGCTACGATGGTGGATGTAAGGTAA
- a CDS encoding methionine ABC transporter permease yields MRLPESVLKYQHEIWQAIGETFVMVGISIAAAVLIGLPLGTLLYLFRRGQRYQNQTLSFVLGSVVNIVRSFPFLLLVVFMIPFTRIVVGTSIGTLAATVPLSVIAIAYYARLVEQALLDVPRGVVEAAASMGASTMQLVVKFLYVEARSGLVLGLTTATISFISYSTVMGIVGGGGVGDFAIRYGYQRFETEIMVFTIIIMIILVQMIQFTGSRLSHWLDRRS; encoded by the coding sequence ATGAGGTTACCTGAGTCTGTGCTGAAGTATCAGCATGAGATATGGCAGGCGATCGGAGAGACTTTTGTCATGGTGGGCATCTCCATTGCGGCAGCTGTTCTGATCGGGTTACCTCTGGGTACTTTGCTGTACTTATTCCGGAGAGGACAACGGTATCAGAATCAAACGCTGTCCTTTGTACTCGGCAGTGTCGTCAACATCGTTCGTTCGTTTCCATTCTTACTGCTGGTTGTATTCATGATTCCATTCACACGGATTGTTGTGGGAACCTCCATCGGTACGCTGGCGGCAACCGTGCCACTCTCGGTCATTGCAATTGCCTACTACGCCAGACTGGTGGAACAAGCGTTGCTGGATGTACCGAGGGGAGTAGTTGAAGCTGCTGCTTCCATGGGGGCATCAACGATGCAACTTGTGGTGAAATTTTTGTACGTGGAGGCACGATCTGGTCTTGTACTGGGACTCACGACAGCTACGATTAGCTTCATCTCTTACTCGACGGTGATGGGTATTGTAGGTGGCGGCGGGGTTGGTGACTTTGCCATTCGCTACGGTTATCAGCGCTTCGAAACGGAGATTATGGTATTTACGATCATCATTATGATTATCCTGGTACAGATGATCCAATTCACAGGTAGCAGACTGTCCCACTGGCTGGATCGCAGATCCTGA
- a CDS encoding methionine ABC transporter ATP-binding protein — MISLYGVSKRYNERGSRADQGFEALSSVSLEVGQGEIHGIIGSSGAGKSTLLRMLNGLEKPDDGEVVVNGQHLTQMNEQSLRQARRSIGMIFQHFNLVSNRTVSGNVCMPLELAGMPRAQRVERGLEVLRFVGLEDKAGQYPAQLSGGQKQRVAIARALASRPDVLLCDEPTSSLDPQTTNGILDVLRHINETLGVTIVVVTHEMEVARRLCHRISVMKDGRLVRTLSKAEVSSIPAPQPDLLTSLLAGDEYGMTGSSLFRQAEQEDKS; from the coding sequence ATGATCTCATTATATGGTGTAAGCAAACGTTATAACGAGCGCGGTTCCCGTGCAGATCAGGGATTCGAAGCATTAAGCTCGGTGTCCCTCGAAGTGGGACAAGGAGAAATACATGGCATCATCGGATCAAGTGGTGCAGGCAAATCCACGCTTCTGCGGATGCTCAACGGATTGGAAAAGCCTGATGATGGTGAAGTTGTTGTGAATGGGCAGCACTTGACCCAGATGAATGAACAGAGTCTGCGTCAGGCACGAAGATCCATTGGCATGATCTTTCAACACTTCAATCTGGTCAGTAACCGAACGGTGAGTGGCAATGTCTGCATGCCATTGGAGCTTGCGGGTATGCCCCGTGCGCAGCGAGTTGAACGTGGACTTGAGGTGCTACGGTTTGTTGGACTGGAAGACAAGGCGGGTCAATATCCTGCTCAGCTTAGCGGAGGACAGAAGCAGCGTGTGGCCATTGCACGAGCGCTGGCTAGTCGTCCGGATGTGCTGCTCTGTGATGAACCGACCTCTTCGCTTGATCCACAGACCACGAACGGTATTCTGGATGTGCTGCGACATATCAATGAAACGCTGGGCGTGACCATTGTTGTAGTAACGCATGAGATGGAAGTGGCTCGCAGACTATGTCACAGGATATCCGTCATGAAGGATGGGCGACTCGTTCGTACGTTGTCTAAAGCGGAAGTGAGCAGTATCCCTGCTCCGCAGCCTGATCTGCTGACCTCCTTGCTTGCGGGTGACGAATACGGGATGACAGGTTCGTCTTTGTTCCGTCAGGCAGAACAGGAGGACAAGTCATGA
- a CDS encoding PQQ-binding-like beta-propeller repeat protein has product MKTGLDWQRTGYKWITMTGLSAMLLTGWMLLDSKMVALEGQASATTPQALGASSQVLTAKLAYKKGDTVTLINDIPLFKNRRDGSVAADQMGIEYYTTKNEKYTLASVRGEWVQLKSTDHGNFWLPSWYALKESRSMTETAPQSFTLQSGSKLYLAPDSSTTWSFEKALTDKAVIVAKWKGWYGVSIAPRVWNKESFTYRPGLFWIKAQAIEQRMNVADGWFQQHASLPTSVIRHLTDIKLNKATTSKQVAGWLGEPDWKESSSNLNFTGYSMSIGQTWRYEREDAQFLVTFNKNGRLVRTRWNLAQDNRNAVVSDWNISRADEYGFTTKIYGTTLPTTIPWKPVWTNQGDINYTFLQVATDDVLLMKGDDGGFSGDYYEGSIYALDRHSGQKLWGINGGFGRQQAEVDAERKYVTIYTDYDPDKKKYVDRIRHLNLKNGKVMWTYTPKQNFRLNGITAAKNVVVVDNPVVESSSNSWLTVLDSANGKTLWTRKLATGYELLNKSADDPYVLYWEKNKLIAADPQSGRTVWSLKGKRSTIEQFWNDPYFGGIERLDPFATRNAERWLSLDNQWLLLDLNTGKKLAQFPARVGQRFEELNDGMLLIRENKNGNHYGEYEDFTTILYDAKTGKTRWTLKGKIERGLVEEDQLYVIKNGYPAAVDYNTGETRWDAKDTIATLRHPTNQGSYLVIDDQLLLPMDENLLVMNKKNGALLGRVHDVVMGNPEHRDRDAKNGMINRIGNEVYVGSSNGRFRVYEASRLQEAISP; this is encoded by the coding sequence GTGAAGACGGGTCTTGACTGGCAGAGAACGGGGTACAAATGGATTACCATGACTGGATTATCAGCTATGCTGTTGACGGGATGGATGCTGCTGGATTCCAAAATGGTCGCCCTTGAAGGACAAGCTTCGGCTACAACGCCACAAGCATTGGGGGCAAGTTCCCAAGTCTTAACTGCAAAGTTAGCTTACAAAAAAGGAGACACCGTTACGCTTATTAATGACATCCCTCTGTTCAAAAACAGAAGGGACGGCAGTGTGGCTGCTGACCAGATGGGGATTGAATACTATACAACAAAAAACGAAAAGTATACGTTGGCCTCGGTTCGAGGCGAGTGGGTGCAGCTTAAGTCAACCGATCATGGAAACTTTTGGCTGCCAAGTTGGTATGCACTGAAGGAGAGTAGAAGCATGACGGAAACAGCTCCCCAAAGCTTCACACTCCAATCCGGCAGCAAGCTGTATCTGGCTCCAGATAGTTCTACAACCTGGTCTTTTGAGAAAGCGCTAACAGATAAGGCTGTTATTGTTGCAAAGTGGAAGGGATGGTATGGGGTCTCCATTGCCCCACGAGTCTGGAATAAAGAATCCTTCACGTATCGGCCAGGACTCTTCTGGATCAAGGCACAGGCTATAGAACAGCGGATGAATGTGGCGGATGGCTGGTTCCAACAGCATGCATCGCTGCCAACTTCGGTTATACGCCATCTGACAGATATTAAGCTGAACAAGGCAACCACCTCCAAACAAGTGGCTGGGTGGTTAGGCGAGCCGGATTGGAAAGAGAGTTCAAGCAATCTAAATTTCACGGGTTATTCAATGAGTATTGGACAGACCTGGAGATATGAGCGGGAAGATGCGCAATTTCTGGTCACATTCAACAAGAATGGCAGACTGGTCAGAACACGCTGGAATTTAGCACAGGATAATCGAAATGCTGTTGTTTCCGATTGGAACATCAGTCGGGCGGATGAATATGGGTTCACAACAAAAATCTATGGCACAACACTGCCAACGACAATCCCTTGGAAACCGGTATGGACCAACCAGGGGGATATTAACTACACTTTTTTACAAGTAGCCACGGATGATGTGCTCCTGATGAAAGGGGATGACGGCGGATTTAGCGGGGATTACTACGAAGGTTCCATATATGCTCTTGACCGACATTCGGGCCAGAAATTATGGGGGATTAATGGGGGCTTTGGAAGACAGCAGGCAGAGGTGGATGCAGAGCGCAAATACGTTACAATCTACACCGATTATGACCCTGATAAGAAAAAATACGTGGATCGTATTCGTCATCTGAACTTGAAGAACGGAAAGGTCATGTGGACGTACACTCCTAAGCAAAATTTTAGACTAAATGGCATCACCGCTGCGAAGAACGTTGTGGTTGTGGATAACCCGGTTGTTGAGAGCTCAAGCAACAGTTGGTTAACGGTTCTGGACAGTGCAAACGGAAAAACATTGTGGACGCGAAAACTGGCTACAGGTTATGAATTATTAAACAAGAGTGCAGATGACCCCTATGTGTTGTATTGGGAAAAGAATAAGCTGATTGCAGCCGATCCGCAATCAGGGCGAACCGTATGGAGCTTAAAGGGCAAACGATCCACCATAGAACAATTTTGGAATGATCCATATTTTGGTGGAATTGAACGTCTTGATCCCTTTGCAACCAGGAATGCTGAAAGATGGCTATCACTAGATAATCAGTGGCTTTTGCTTGATCTGAACACGGGGAAAAAGCTTGCCCAATTTCCTGCTCGGGTAGGACAGAGATTTGAGGAGCTGAATGATGGCATGCTGTTGATCCGTGAGAACAAGAATGGCAATCATTACGGCGAATATGAAGATTTTACAACCATCCTGTATGATGCCAAGACAGGCAAAACACGCTGGACGCTCAAGGGCAAGATTGAACGAGGACTGGTGGAAGAGGATCAGTTGTATGTGATTAAGAATGGCTACCCGGCGGCTGTGGATTATAATACGGGGGAGACGCGCTGGGATGCCAAAGATACGATTGCAACACTAAGGCATCCGACGAATCAGGGAAGTTATCTGGTCATTGATGATCAGTTGCTGCTGCCCATGGACGAGAATTTGCTCGTAATGAACAAAAAGAATGGAGCACTGTTAGGTCGTGTACATGATGTTGTGATGGGAAACCCGGAGCACCGGGACCGGGATGCGAAGAATGGAATGATTAACCGAATTGGCAATGAAGTGTACGTGGGTTCGTCCAACGGACGTTTTCGTGTATATGAAGCCAGCCGCCTTCAGGAGGCAATCTCACCTTAA
- a CDS encoding MetQ/NlpA family ABC transporter substrate-binding protein, protein MRGRHEMKVKMMLMLLAVMLVVAACGKKEETPAAEGTKEDTQAAQEVTLKVATLIPPMTDVLDIVKPLLKEDGVNLEVVVLSDNVQPNTALANKEVDANFFQHVPYMTQYNEANNANLVAVQPIYNAIYGGYSKKYKTIEELPEGATIAIANDPSNIGRSLVMLEQNGLIKLKEGVGFNATQADITQNTKNFKFEEVDLLMLARMMDDADLVAMTPAYASPLGLTPKKDALLTEKDDSHFAITMVAREDNKDSEAIQKLAKRMAGPEVKAFFEEKYADIAIPAFK, encoded by the coding sequence ATGAGGGGTAGACATGAAATGAAAGTGAAAATGATGCTTATGTTGCTTGCAGTAATGCTGGTTGTAGCTGCTTGTGGCAAAAAAGAAGAAACACCTGCGGCTGAAGGAACAAAAGAAGATACACAAGCTGCACAAGAAGTTACGCTGAAAGTAGCCACGTTGATTCCACCGATGACAGATGTACTGGATATTGTTAAACCGCTATTGAAGGAAGATGGCGTCAACCTGGAAGTTGTTGTACTGTCCGATAACGTTCAACCAAATACGGCACTCGCGAATAAGGAAGTGGATGCAAACTTCTTCCAACACGTGCCTTACATGACCCAGTATAATGAAGCGAACAATGCCAATCTGGTGGCTGTACAGCCTATCTATAATGCCATCTATGGCGGCTACTCCAAAAAGTACAAAACGATTGAGGAATTGCCAGAAGGTGCAACGATTGCAATTGCAAACGATCCTTCCAACATTGGTCGCTCTCTTGTGATGCTGGAGCAAAACGGGTTGATTAAGCTGAAAGAGGGCGTAGGTTTTAACGCCACACAGGCAGACATCACCCAGAATACAAAGAACTTCAAGTTTGAGGAAGTGGACTTGTTGATGCTGGCTCGTATGATGGATGATGCTGATCTGGTAGCCATGACTCCGGCATATGCCAGTCCGCTCGGTCTTACACCGAAAAAGGATGCACTGTTAACCGAGAAGGATGATTCCCATTTTGCAATCACCATGGTTGCTCGTGAGGATAATAAGGATTCCGAAGCGATCCAGAAGCTGGCTAAACGCATGGCGGGTCCAGAGGTCAAAGCCTTCTTCGAAGAGAAATATGCAGATATCGCGATCCCGGCATTTAAATAG
- a CDS encoding ECF transporter S component — protein MATTAGNKRLKLTDILVTIVIAVVFGVIYKIWGPTYDLMKPFGVHAEQMIYGMWFMAGTFAFVIIRKPGVAILAEVAASTVSAFLGSEWGMSTLVYGLLQGLGAEIFFAAFLYRKTNLFVTCLAAIGAAAASLLLDYQYGYIDSLSAWNYTLFIGFRFIGSILIAGVFAYYLAKALELTGVTRSLRPVSKQDYEALD, from the coding sequence ATGGCAACAACAGCAGGCAACAAGCGATTGAAACTAACGGATATTCTGGTAACCATCGTGATCGCAGTAGTGTTTGGGGTGATTTACAAGATATGGGGACCTACATATGACTTAATGAAACCATTTGGCGTTCATGCGGAGCAGATGATCTACGGTATGTGGTTTATGGCGGGCACGTTTGCTTTTGTTATCATTCGTAAACCAGGCGTGGCTATTCTTGCCGAAGTTGCGGCTTCAACGGTAAGTGCTTTTCTGGGTAGTGAATGGGGCATGTCCACACTTGTATACGGTCTGTTGCAAGGATTGGGAGCAGAGATATTCTTCGCCGCATTTTTGTATCGCAAAACCAATCTGTTTGTCACCTGTCTTGCAGCCATAGGAGCTGCAGCAGCTTCGCTTTTGTTGGATTACCAGTACGGGTATATTGATTCACTCTCGGCGTGGAATTATACGTTATTTATCGGATTCCGCTTCATCGGAAGCATTTTGATTGCAGGAGTGTTCGCTTATTATCTCGCCAAAGCATTGGAACTGACCGGTGTAACACGCTCACTCAGACCGGTATCGAAACAGGATTATGAGGCGCTGGATTAG
- a CDS encoding pectate lyase, with amino-acid sequence MKKILTLLLSAGLVASVFGVAPVAAAPTVVNSTIVVPKGTTYDGQGKTFVANPSTLGDGSQAENQKPVFRLEAGATLKNVNIGSPAADGVHCYGNCNISNVVWEDVGEDALTLKSAGTVNITGGAAYKAYDKVFQMNAAGTINIKNFRADDIGKLVRQNGGTSFAVNMTLDNSNISNVKDSIMRTDSSSSQGKITNTRYSKVPTLFKGFASGKTSQSGNTQY; translated from the coding sequence ATGAAAAAAATATTGACGTTGTTGCTGTCGGCTGGTTTGGTTGCTTCCGTATTTGGTGTAGCTCCGGTTGCTGCTGCACCTACCGTTGTAAATTCAACGATTGTTGTTCCAAAGGGCACGACCTATGACGGCCAAGGTAAAACATTTGTAGCCAATCCTTCCACACTGGGCGACGGATCTCAAGCAGAAAATCAGAAGCCAGTCTTCCGTCTGGAGGCAGGGGCCACGCTCAAAAACGTAAACATTGGATCACCAGCTGCTGATGGTGTTCACTGTTATGGTAACTGTAATATATCGAATGTAGTCTGGGAGGACGTGGGCGAGGATGCTCTGACATTGAAGTCTGCCGGAACGGTTAACATTACCGGTGGGGCAGCGTATAAGGCTTATGATAAAGTGTTCCAGATGAATGCAGCTGGAACAATTAACATCAAAAATTTTCGTGCAGATGATATTGGCAAACTGGTTCGCCAAAATGGTGGAACTTCCTTTGCAGTTAACATGACGCTGGATAACTCCAACATTTCTAATGTAAAAGATTCGATTATGCGTACAGACAGCAGCTCATCACAAGGGAAAATTACGAATACCCGTTATTCCAAAGTACCAACGTTGTTCAAGGGGTTTGCTTCGGGGAAAACGAGCCAGTCTGGGAACACGCAATATTAA
- a CDS encoding methyl-accepting chemotaxis protein: MSRKNSKSNWFNKIHNNFKTKLVVSFIAFLAIPSFSIGVLSYNSAKNEVEKQILHSAMENVNLASATIDLSINAKRDHIEYYANTLAEELRQEDAEVRVVNELKGYAAQNKDIITIGVGTEAGVYLMSSDAEMPEDYDPRTRPWYTEAMITPQQVIVTDPYISAETKDITITIAKALEDQSGVVQLDLNLSNISTLVSGINVGEQGYLILLDASEKYIYHPTMEPGTDATEDFWKPVYANESGNFNYTFDQVDKVMYYATNESTGWKVAGTMFSSEVEDAAAPILNRTIMVIVSFLVIGILIIWLVMRSIVKPIRQLKVQAIQVSEGDLTQTITSTSNDEIGELSEAFGKMQSNLRVLIQNVENSASQVVISSDEMTQSAESTSAASEQVARAIQEIASGAEKQTEGIEHNHQAMNEITIGITRIAERSIHVADLAKHTTVQAEEGGNTVKQTVSQMQSIQETVEQTNQLIQALYERSHQISAITELIGNIAKQTNLLALNASIEAARAGTHGNGFAVVAAEVRKLAEQSGQSVNEITVLTTAVQEDMAASVRMMEKVTSEVGEGMDISTEAIRKFERILDSMRETTPQIEEIAATSQEITAGVQEVSAVSNELAGIASGNAATSEEVAASSEEQLAAMEQISSSARGLSTLAEELQRLIRQFKY, from the coding sequence TTGTCCCGAAAAAATAGCAAATCGAATTGGTTCAACAAGATCCATAATAATTTTAAGACGAAACTGGTGGTGTCTTTTATTGCTTTCTTGGCCATTCCATCGTTCAGTATTGGAGTTTTGTCTTATAACAGTGCGAAGAATGAAGTTGAGAAGCAAATTCTACATAGTGCAATGGAAAACGTGAACCTTGCCAGTGCGACCATCGATCTTTCGATTAATGCCAAGCGCGACCACATTGAATATTATGCGAATACACTCGCCGAGGAATTACGTCAAGAAGATGCCGAGGTTCGGGTTGTGAACGAATTGAAGGGGTATGCCGCACAGAACAAAGATATCATCACCATAGGTGTAGGCACAGAGGCAGGTGTGTATCTAATGTCCTCTGATGCGGAGATGCCTGAAGATTACGATCCGCGAACAAGACCATGGTATACAGAAGCGATGATTACTCCACAGCAAGTCATTGTTACAGACCCTTATATTTCTGCCGAGACAAAAGATATCACCATTACGATTGCAAAGGCACTGGAAGACCAATCTGGAGTAGTCCAGCTGGATCTGAATCTGTCGAATATCAGTACCTTGGTAAGTGGAATTAACGTGGGAGAACAGGGATATCTGATCCTATTGGATGCCAGCGAAAAGTATATCTACCATCCCACGATGGAACCCGGAACAGATGCAACAGAGGATTTTTGGAAACCGGTGTATGCGAATGAATCCGGTAATTTCAACTATACCTTTGATCAGGTTGATAAGGTCATGTATTACGCCACGAATGAATCAACGGGATGGAAGGTCGCAGGCACCATGTTTTCTTCTGAAGTAGAGGATGCCGCTGCGCCTATTCTGAATCGAACGATTATGGTCATTGTTTCTTTTCTAGTCATCGGGATTTTGATCATCTGGCTGGTGATGCGATCCATTGTTAAACCGATTCGTCAGTTGAAGGTTCAGGCGATTCAGGTGAGTGAAGGGGATCTAACCCAGACCATTACAAGCACAAGTAATGATGAAATAGGTGAACTGAGTGAGGCTTTTGGCAAAATGCAGAGCAATCTGCGTGTGTTGATTCAAAATGTGGAGAACAGCGCCAGTCAGGTAGTCATCTCATCGGATGAAATGACTCAGAGTGCGGAATCAACCAGTGCAGCCAGTGAGCAGGTAGCGCGAGCCATTCAGGAAATTGCGAGTGGTGCGGAGAAACAGACCGAAGGTATTGAACATAACCATCAGGCCATGAATGAAATTACGATTGGTATTACAAGAATCGCCGAACGTTCCATACATGTCGCTGATTTGGCGAAACATACAACCGTGCAAGCAGAAGAAGGTGGCAACACCGTCAAGCAGACGGTGAGTCAGATGCAATCGATTCAAGAGACGGTAGAACAGACAAACCAATTGATTCAGGCGTTATATGAACGATCACATCAAATATCAGCGATCACGGAGTTAATCGGAAATATAGCCAAACAGACAAACCTACTCGCGCTGAACGCATCCATTGAAGCTGCTCGTGCAGGTACACATGGCAATGGATTCGCCGTTGTAGCAGCAGAGGTTCGCAAGTTGGCAGAGCAATCCGGGCAGTCCGTCAATGAAATCACCGTGCTGACTACGGCGGTTCAGGAAGATATGGCTGCTTCCGTTCGCATGATGGAGAAGGTGACTTCAGAGGTTGGAGAGGGCATGGACATCTCTACAGAAGCGATTCGGAAGTTTGAACGTATTCTGGATAGCATGCGGGAAACGACACCTCAAATTGAAGAGATTGCTGCCACGTCGCAAGAGATCACAGCAGGTGTGCAGGAAGTATCTGCTGTATCCAATGAGTTGGCAGGCATTGCGTCAGGCAACGCCGCAACTTCCGAAGAAGTGGCCGCTTCCTCAGAGGAGCAACTGGCGGCGATGGAGCAGATTTCTTCCTCGGCTCGTGGCTTGTCTACCCTGGCTGAAGAGCTGCAGCGCCTGATTAGACAGTTTAAGTATTAA
- a CDS encoding PAS domain-containing protein, whose protein sequence is MQLELKAFLLLTDAVMITDEEGVILDVNSVYVTKTGFSRESTIGQPARLLMDTHWRGNQTWSGVAKLMKADQEVWEAQVTITSVHLDDSLFYISIFNDEFS, encoded by the coding sequence ATGCAACTGGAACTCAAAGCCTTCTTACTGCTAACGGATGCGGTCATGATTACAGATGAGGAGGGTGTGATTCTGGATGTGAATTCCGTTTATGTAACCAAAACAGGATTCTCACGGGAGAGCACCATAGGTCAGCCTGCCCGATTGCTAATGGATACCCACTGGAGAGGAAATCAGACCTGGTCCGGCGTTGCCAAACTGATGAAGGCTGATCAGGAAGTGTGGGAAGCCCAAGTTACGATTACATCGGTTCATTTGGATGATTCTCTTTTTTATATCAGCATATTTAATGATGAATTTTCATGA
- a CDS encoding ABC transporter ATP-binding protein, with translation MSGEGNSQAVSVTNLRCKFPGEKALVFQGLSLSVRQGEKVLLLGPSGSGKSTLLQILSGLIPRSVEIPMKCDDIQVPAQAGVVFQDPDTHFCMSFTDEEIAFVLENRNIPREEMPALIEYYLKQVGLSFEQNRVLIQSMSQGMKQRLAIASMLAMDSEVLFLDEPTALLDDEGTSQVWDTVKRIASDKTIIIVEHKINEIVDMVDRIIVLSPEGKIVADGPAQQVFTDERGKLKAYGIWYPGIWEEQEQAAKQEEGSASGELQVCVDHGISSLEAQQSSGLSDTPGISPISHDSSFSPVSPAYLPALDLQQFTGWRGKTPFIQVEQAKVWHGDWIGIVGANGAGKSSLLLSLMNILKTTGHYEVDGQPSGKTEQLADRIAFVFQNPEFQFVTNTVAEEVEFSLLGGRLTTEERLVRTDHMLNQFGLIDLSERHPYQLSMGQKRRLSVASALVREQRILLLDEPTFGQDARNTFAMLAQLEQLRREGTAIVMVTHDREIVKRYCTRIWTVDEGRLSDATVVSSP, from the coding sequence ATGAGCGGAGAGGGGAATTCGCAAGCGGTAAGTGTGACAAATCTAAGATGCAAGTTCCCGGGAGAGAAAGCCTTGGTATTTCAAGGCTTGTCTCTTTCTGTGCGTCAAGGAGAGAAAGTGCTGTTGCTTGGCCCGAGTGGCTCCGGTAAATCGACGTTATTGCAAATTTTGAGCGGTTTAATTCCACGTTCGGTAGAGATTCCGATGAAATGTGATGATATTCAGGTTCCCGCCCAAGCAGGAGTGGTCTTTCAAGATCCGGATACCCATTTCTGTATGTCCTTTACGGATGAAGAGATCGCATTTGTGCTGGAAAACCGAAATATTCCGCGTGAAGAGATGCCTGCTCTGATTGAATATTATCTGAAACAAGTGGGGTTATCCTTTGAACAGAATCGTGTATTGATCCAGTCCATGTCTCAGGGGATGAAGCAGCGTCTTGCGATTGCTTCGATGCTTGCCATGGATTCGGAGGTATTGTTTTTGGATGAACCCACTGCACTGCTGGATGATGAGGGGACTTCCCAGGTGTGGGATACCGTCAAACGAATCGCCAGTGACAAAACGATCATCATCGTTGAACACAAAATAAACGAGATTGTGGATATGGTCGACCGCATCATTGTGTTATCACCTGAAGGAAAGATTGTGGCGGATGGGCCAGCACAGCAGGTATTTACGGATGAACGGGGCAAGCTGAAGGCTTATGGAATCTGGTATCCAGGCATATGGGAGGAGCAAGAGCAGGCAGCTAAGCAAGAAGAGGGAAGTGCTTCTGGAGAGCTTCAAGTGTGTGTGGATCACGGCATCTCAAGTTTGGAAGCACAGCAATCGTCTGGCTTATCCGATACACCGGGTATATCCCCCATATCTCACGACTCATCCTTTTCGCCTGTATCACCCGCCTATCTGCCTGCACTGGACTTGCAACAGTTCACCGGATGGCGTGGGAAAACACCTTTCATTCAGGTGGAGCAGGCCAAGGTATGGCATGGAGACTGGATTGGTATTGTCGGAGCTAATGGAGCTGGCAAGAGTTCATTGTTGTTATCTCTGATGAATATCCTGAAAACAACAGGTCATTATGAGGTGGACGGTCAGCCTTCTGGCAAAACAGAGCAGCTTGCAGATCGAATTGCGTTTGTATTTCAGAACCCGGAGTTTCAATTTGTGACCAACACGGTCGCGGAAGAAGTAGAATTCTCATTGCTGGGGGGCAGGCTGACAACGGAAGAAAGACTTGTCAGGACTGATCATATGTTGAATCAATTTGGGCTAATAGACCTCTCCGAGCGCCATCCCTACCAATTATCGATGGGGCAGAAACGACGCTTGAGCGTTGCCTCTGCACTGGTGAGAGAGCAGCGAATACTGCTGTTGGATGAACCTACTTTTGGACAGGATGCCCGCAATACGTTTGCCATGTTAGCACAGCTGGAGCAATTGCGGAGAGAGGGAACAGCCATTGTTATGGTTACCCATGATCGTGAAATTGTAAAAAGATATTGCACCCGAATCTGGACGGTAGATGAGGGGAGGTTATCTGATGCAACTGTCGTTTCCTCACCGTGA